A window of the Ruminococcaceae bacterium KH2T8 genome harbors these coding sequences:
- a CDS encoding pyrophosphate--fructose-6-phosphate 1-phosphotransferase, protein MNLSPLQKARYEYQPKLPGMLRNGIADICVKEGAATQSVADQDKIQALFPNTYGKPEITFEKGSNTSAAKKQVVGVILSGGQAPGGHNVISGLYDALKATNSENVLLGFKGGPDGLLKNDYVEFDDKFIDAYRNTGGFDIIGSGRTKLETKEQFAIVAENAKKNGLTAIVIIGGDDSNTNAATLAEYMAANNTGVQVIGCPKTIDGDLKNEDIEASFGFDTATKTYSELIGNIERDANSAKKYWHFIKVMGRSASHVALECALETQPNICLIGEEVAAKKMSLAQITNYIADAVEKRGNNGENFGVAIIPEGIVEFVPEFSALIAEINELLAGEKTAQFNALPDWNAKYDFIKAGLTADAFKVFDILPQGIQQQLFLERDPHGNVQVSLIESEKLFSEMVKAELAKRKAAGTYKGKFGAQHHFFGYEGRCAFPSNFDADYCYSLGFNAFMLIQYGFTGYLSKVSNISKPAEEWVAGGMPITKMMNMERRNGEDKPVIRKALVELDGKPFKFFEANREKWAVETCFTYPGAIQYYGPSEVCDITTRTLALEKS, encoded by the coding sequence ATGAATCTTTCACCACTTCAGAAAGCAAGATATGAGTATCAGCCCAAGCTTCCGGGTATGCTCAGAAACGGTATCGCAGATATCTGCGTTAAGGAAGGAGCTGCTACACAGAGTGTTGCTGATCAGGATAAGATCCAGGCACTTTTCCCTAATACATACGGAAAGCCCGAGATCACTTTCGAGAAGGGTTCCAATACATCTGCTGCTAAGAAGCAGGTTGTAGGTGTTATCCTTTCCGGTGGACAGGCTCCCGGTGGACACAACGTTATCTCCGGTCTTTATGATGCTCTTAAGGCTACAAACAGCGAGAACGTTCTCCTTGGTTTCAAGGGCGGTCCCGACGGACTTCTTAAGAACGACTACGTAGAATTTGACGACAAGTTCATCGATGCATATAGAAATACAGGCGGATTCGATATCATCGGTTCCGGCAGAACAAAGCTTGAGACAAAGGAGCAGTTCGCTATCGTTGCTGAGAATGCAAAGAAGAACGGACTTACAGCTATCGTTATCATCGGTGGTGATGACTCCAACACAAATGCTGCTACTCTTGCTGAGTACATGGCTGCAAACAACACAGGCGTTCAGGTTATCGGTTGTCCCAAGACTATCGACGGTGACCTCAAGAACGAGGATATCGAGGCTTCTTTCGGTTTCGATACAGCTACTAAGACATATTCCGAGCTCATCGGTAACATCGAGCGTGACGCTAACTCCGCTAAGAAGTACTGGCACTTCATCAAGGTTATGGGTCGTTCCGCTTCTCACGTTGCTCTTGAGTGCGCACTTGAGACACAGCCCAACATCTGCCTTATCGGTGAGGAAGTTGCTGCTAAGAAGATGTCTCTTGCACAGATCACAAACTACATCGCTGATGCAGTTGAGAAGAGAGGCAACAACGGCGAGAACTTCGGTGTTGCTATCATCCCCGAAGGTATCGTAGAGTTCGTACCTGAGTTCTCCGCTCTTATCGCTGAGATCAACGAGCTCCTTGCAGGCGAGAAGACAGCTCAGTTCAATGCGCTTCCTGACTGGAATGCTAAGTATGACTTCATCAAGGCCGGCCTTACAGCTGATGCTTTCAAGGTATTCGACATCCTTCCTCAGGGCATCCAGCAGCAGCTCTTCCTTGAGAGAGATCCTCATGGTAATGTTCAGGTTTCCCTCATCGAGTCTGAGAAGCTCTTCTCCGAGATGGTTAAGGCTGAGCTCGCTAAGAGAAAGGCAGCAGGCACATATAAGGGTAAGTTCGGTGCACAGCATCACTTCTTCGGTTACGAAGGACGTTGCGCATTCCCTTCAAACTTCGATGCAGATTACTGCTACTCTCTCGGATTCAACGCATTCATGCTCATCCAGTATGGTTTCACAGGTTACCTTTCCAAGGTATCAAATATCTCCAAGCCCGCTGAGGAGTGGGTTGCAGGCGGTATGCCCATCACAAAGATGATGAACATGGAGAGAAGAAACGGTGAGGACAAGCCCGTTATCAGAAAGGCTCTTGTTGAGCTCGACGGCAAGCCCTTCAAGTTCTTCGAGGCAAACAGAGAGAAGTGGGCTGTTGAGACATGCTTCACATATCCCGGTGCTATCCAGTACTACGGACCTTCTGAGGTTTGCGACATCACAACAAGAACTCTCGCACTCGAGAAGTCCTGA
- a CDS encoding ribosome biogenesis GTPase A → MSDDIKSINWFPGHMRKALNETVENLKKVDCVYETCDARIPFSSRNPELDKLVGNKPRVVILNKADLADPDQTDKWIAYFKDKGISAIPMEANRKKGLDKLYSVTDVLCGDIIEKAKAKGMQGKTIKVLVVGVPNTGKSTLINGIAGRKAAVTGNKPGVTRNVKWIRTEGKLDLMDMPGVLWPKIATKRSQLVLTATGAIKSEVTDTLEVAYETCNLLWKLYPKCMSERYNIAEDYLDTMGDEYDRFLAMGKGRGCLMSGGRIDEERFARLLLDDLRSGRIGRITLESPDKPES, encoded by the coding sequence ATGAGTGATGATATAAAGAGCATAAACTGGTTCCCGGGTCATATGCGTAAGGCATTGAACGAGACAGTTGAGAATCTTAAGAAAGTTGATTGTGTTTACGAGACCTGTGATGCGAGGATCCCTTTCTCGAGCAGAAATCCCGAGCTTGATAAGCTCGTCGGAAATAAGCCCAGAGTCGTGATACTTAATAAAGCTGACCTTGCTGATCCCGATCAGACCGATAAGTGGATAGCTTACTTTAAGGATAAGGGTATATCAGCTATCCCGATGGAAGCTAATCGTAAGAAGGGACTTGATAAGCTCTATTCCGTAACTGATGTTCTCTGCGGAGATATTATTGAAAAGGCAAAGGCTAAGGGTATGCAGGGGAAGACTATCAAGGTCCTTGTCGTAGGTGTCCCTAATACCGGAAAGTCGACACTCATAAACGGTATTGCGGGACGAAAGGCTGCCGTTACGGGAAATAAACCCGGCGTTACAAGAAATGTTAAGTGGATAAGGACTGAAGGTAAGCTTGATCTTATGGACATGCCAGGTGTTCTCTGGCCTAAAATAGCGACTAAGAGATCTCAGCTAGTTCTTACGGCAACCGGTGCGATCAAGTCTGAAGTTACCGATACGCTCGAAGTTGCATATGAGACTTGTAATCTCCTCTGGAAGCTCTATCCTAAGTGTATGAGCGAAAGATATAACATCGCTGAGGATTATCTTGATACCATGGGCGATGAATACGACAGATTTCTTGCGATGGGTAAGGGCAGAGGTTGCCTTATGAGCGGCGGAAGGATTGATGAGGAGAGATTCGCAAGACTCCTCCTTGATGACTTGAGATCCGGAAGGATTGGAAGGATCACTCTCGAAAGTCCGGATAAGCCCGAATCCTAA
- a CDS encoding RNase HII — MARLTLEQLEEKYESLYVYEKEAFAKGAKLVAGIDEAGRGPLAGPVVAAACILDPEVKILGLDDSKKLSEKKREELFVQIKEKALAYAVCEVDAQTIDEINILNATKKAMLTCVKKLESNGHKPDVLLIDAVKLEGTDCEVIPIIKGDAKSDSIAAASVLAKVTRDHIMQEMDEVYPGYGFAKHKGYGTKDHYAGIREKGMCPIHRRTFLKVIH; from the coding sequence ATGGCACGACTTACATTAGAACAGCTCGAAGAAAAATATGAATCACTCTATGTTTACGAGAAGGAAGCTTTCGCTAAGGGAGCTAAGCTCGTTGCAGGTATAGATGAAGCGGGAAGAGGCCCTCTTGCAGGCCCTGTAGTAGCGGCTGCTTGTATCCTCGATCCTGAAGTTAAGATCCTTGGCCTTGATGATTCCAAGAAGCTTTCCGAGAAGAAAAGAGAAGAACTCTTCGTACAGATCAAGGAGAAAGCTCTTGCTTATGCGGTATGTGAAGTCGATGCTCAGACTATTGATGAGATCAACATATTAAATGCCACTAAAAAGGCAATGCTCACGTGTGTTAAGAAACTCGAGAGCAATGGTCATAAGCCTGATGTTCTTCTGATCGATGCAGTCAAGCTTGAAGGTACGGATTGTGAAGTCATACCGATAATAAAGGGAGATGCAAAGTCTGATTCGATCGCGGCGGCTTCAGTCCTTGCAAAAGTTACAAGGGACCATATCATGCAGGAGATGGATGAGGTGTACCCCGGGTACGGATTTGCAAAGCACAAGGGATACGGCACCAAAGATCATTATGCCGGAATAAGAGAAAAAGGAATGTGCCCCATCCATAGGAGAACATTCCTTAAAGTCATTCATTGA
- a CDS encoding diguanylate cyclase (GGDEF) domain-containing protein, with the protein MDISYGDILDLIKTCECFSGSINESEAAKSIACQLGISKVAYRIFSDGVPGDSQVIYSAASAKLGEEFDYSKETTDTKTVVIRIYRFPDAEPLDELSKAQFNIFAETVLSGVAVKNLQKSYDDLFYFDPMTGIPNKTFFFKKLAEAMANNIQDQYAIVYSNIKNCKVMNKLFGYETTDMMLRDFAQDINDQLDHKNGEFVARLGGDNFVIIVLKDNLTKITEFIRKVKVNLENNGDLIEYQITVNAGVVLMTPAHDDPGVVMSAASVTVALAKRTNSKDIIYYNENTDNILSNQQSYVEEIKADLDAGNFLVYYQPIFRNDTELNIAGAEALVRWRRQGHIVTPESFISVAEQNNLISDIDLYVLDTVCCKLKQWINEGINVVPISFNFSHYDLITSDITEDIIRIVDNYDIDHSLINIEFTEAGFHEEYEALVFATSKLKSTGIAVTIDNYGKGYSSIRLLHELECDSIKINSNITVNSTPKKDIILEGLITMANRLGLDVISTGVQSEERIEELKSFGCTLFQTEKYEKALSERFFATKLKKN; encoded by the coding sequence ATGGACATTTCATATGGCGACATACTCGATCTGATCAAGACGTGCGAATGCTTCAGCGGTTCGATCAACGAATCTGAAGCTGCCAAGTCTATCGCATGTCAACTCGGGATAAGTAAGGTCGCTTATCGTATCTTCTCCGACGGTGTTCCGGGAGATTCACAGGTCATCTATTCCGCCGCTTCCGCGAAGCTCGGCGAAGAGTTTGATTACTCAAAAGAAACAACTGATACCAAGACTGTCGTCATCAGGATCTACAGATTCCCTGATGCGGAGCCTCTCGATGAATTATCCAAAGCACAATTCAATATTTTTGCAGAGACTGTCCTTAGCGGTGTCGCTGTTAAGAATCTTCAGAAATCTTATGATGATCTCTTCTACTTCGATCCCATGACAGGTATCCCCAATAAGACATTCTTCTTTAAGAAGCTCGCAGAGGCAATGGCAAACAACATTCAGGATCAATATGCCATCGTCTATTCCAATATCAAGAACTGTAAGGTCATGAACAAGCTCTTCGGCTATGAGACGACAGATATGATGCTCCGCGATTTCGCACAGGATATCAACGATCAGCTCGACCATAAGAACGGAGAATTCGTAGCAAGACTCGGCGGTGATAATTTCGTCATCATTGTTCTTAAGGATAACCTTACAAAGATCACGGAATTCATAAGAAAGGTCAAGGTCAATCTCGAGAACAACGGTGACCTTATCGAATATCAGATAACTGTTAACGCAGGCGTGGTCCTCATGACACCCGCTCACGATGATCCGGGAGTCGTTATGAGTGCGGCCAGTGTAACTGTTGCTCTTGCTAAGAGAACAAATTCCAAGGATATCATCTACTATAACGAGAATACCGATAATATCCTCAGCAATCAGCAGTCATATGTTGAAGAGATAAAGGCTGACCTCGATGCAGGCAATTTCCTTGTTTACTATCAGCCTATATTCCGTAACGATACCGAGCTCAATATCGCAGGAGCCGAGGCTCTCGTACGCTGGAGACGTCAGGGGCATATCGTTACACCCGAGTCATTTATCTCTGTAGCCGAGCAGAATAACCTCATATCGGACATAGATCTTTATGTTCTTGATACAGTGTGCTGTAAGCTCAAGCAGTGGATCAATGAAGGTATTAATGTTGTACCTATCTCCTTCAACTTCTCTCACTATGACCTTATCACTTCAGACATAACGGAAGACATCATAAGGATCGTAGATAATTACGATATCGATCATAGTCTTATTAATATCGAATTCACTGAGGCCGGATTCCACGAAGAGTACGAAGCGCTCGTCTTCGCTACTTCCAAGCTCAAGTCTACGGGTATCGCTGTTACTATCGATAATTACGGTAAGGGTTATTCTTCGATCAGACTCCTTCACGAGCTTGAGTGCGATTCAATAAAGATAAACTCTAATATCACTGTCAACAGCACACCCAAGAAAGATATCATTCTCGAGGGCCTTATAACTATGGCTAACAGATTGGGACTTGATGTTATCTCGACAGGTGTACAGTCTGAAGAAAGGATCGAAGAACTTAAGTCTTTCGGTTGTACTCTCTTCCAGACAGAAAAATACGAGAAGGCACTCTCTGAGAGATTCTTCGCGACTAAGCTCAAGAAGAACTAA
- a CDS encoding translation elongation factor P (EF-P), producing the protein MISAGDFRNGLCFEMDSQVYQVVEFQHVKPGKGAAFVRTKYKNVKTGSVVERSFNPNEKFEQAQLDRRDMQYIYSDGELYYFMDQESYEQIPIHAESIGEAIKFLKEEMICKVLSYKGEIFSVELPITVELEITECEPGVKGDTANNASKYATLETGAVVKVPLFVNQNEKIRVDTRTGEYLERA; encoded by the coding sequence ATGATCAGTGCAGGTGACTTCAGAAACGGATTGTGCTTCGAGATGGACAGCCAGGTCTATCAGGTAGTTGAATTCCAGCATGTTAAGCCCGGTAAGGGAGCTGCTTTCGTAAGAACAAAGTATAAGAACGTTAAGACAGGTTCAGTAGTTGAAAGATCTTTCAACCCCAACGAGAAGTTTGAGCAGGCTCAGCTCGACAGAAGAGATATGCAGTATATCTATTCCGACGGTGAGCTCTACTACTTCATGGACCAGGAGTCCTATGAGCAGATCCCGATCCACGCTGAGTCTATCGGTGAGGCTATCAAGTTCCTTAAGGAAGAGATGATCTGTAAGGTTCTTTCTTATAAGGGTGAGATCTTCTCCGTTGAGCTTCCCATCACAGTTGAGCTCGAGATCACAGAGTGCGAGCCCGGTGTTAAGGGTGATACGGCTAACAACGCTTCCAAGTATGCTACACTTGAGACAGGTGCTGTCGTTAAGGTTCCTCTCTTCGTTAACCAGAACGAGAAGATCCGTGTAGATACAAGAACAGGCGAGTATCTCGAGAGAGCATAA
- a CDS encoding Uncharacterized conserved protein YloU, alkaline shock protein (Asp23) family (manually curated) codes for MSENTVNESIKGDRSMTQGFVAQYAAEAALQIDGVAELVPSFAVALKEKAGVVHEGKGVRVVFGQTQNDITSITVYPVVFYGKIIPEVAWEIQERVKSDVERFTGLDVEAVDVFVCGVREMPQEEVKDQEEEDQ; via the coding sequence ATGAGTGAAAATACAGTAAATGAATCGATAAAAGGCGATCGATCGATGACGCAGGGCTTTGTGGCCCAGTATGCAGCTGAGGCTGCTCTTCAGATCGACGGAGTAGCTGAATTAGTTCCTTCTTTTGCTGTAGCTCTAAAGGAAAAGGCAGGAGTTGTACACGAGGGTAAAGGTGTCCGTGTTGTCTTCGGACAGACACAGAATGACATCACATCCATTACCGTATATCCTGTCGTTTTTTATGGTAAGATTATTCCTGAAGTGGCTTGGGAGATCCAGGAACGCGTCAAATCCGATGTTGAGCGCTTCACGGGTCTTGATGTTGAGGCTGTTGACGTATTCGTCTGCGGCGTCAGGGAAATGCCGCAGGAGGAAGTCAAGGATCAGGAGGAAGAAGATCAATGA
- a CDS encoding Uncharacterized conserved protein YloU, alkaline shock protein (Asp23) family translates to MNGFMRVLMFIYSVFISLLSIVLLYALIDDGIFADILSPLASIVNDPATKFIYLAILLVILISCVTSISTLLTSGRIYKTKLRKNDIGSVDIGADAIESIALNSAKSAQVGIKSAKARVTAAKNGSIKVNINAVLYSNTEIPASMSKVQEKVKKDIERYTGIIVENVFVKVSRVEPIVAKVEGR, encoded by the coding sequence ATGAACGGTTTCATGAGAGTATTGATGTTCATATATTCCGTATTCATCTCACTCTTATCGATAGTGTTACTCTATGCACTTATCGATGACGGTATCTTTGCCGATATCCTTTCTCCGTTAGCATCGATCGTAAATGATCCTGCTACCAAGTTTATTTATCTTGCGATCCTTCTCGTTATCCTTATAAGCTGTGTTACTTCTATATCGACACTCCTTACTTCCGGAAGGATCTATAAGACAAAGCTTCGTAAGAACGATATCGGTTCAGTAGATATCGGAGCAGATGCTATCGAGAGCATTGCACTTAATTCCGCAAAGTCCGCTCAGGTTGGTATCAAGAGCGCTAAGGCCAGGGTAACCGCAGCTAAGAACGGTTCCATCAAGGTCAATATAAATGCAGTCCTTTATTCTAATACGGAGATCCCTGCATCCATGTCAAAGGTACAGGAAAAGGTCAAGAAGGATATCGAGAGATATACCGGTATCATCGTTGAAAACGTATTTGTAAAGGTAAGCAGAGTAGAGCCTATCGTTGCTAAGGTAGAAGGAAGATAA
- a CDS encoding Small integral membrane protein, translating into MERLLSKIFEKLQNTKAGTLCAFAFFIIGILICVFGFFKTLFIILFTAVGFFVGSFLFSDMSKFKKFLDRILPPGGVR; encoded by the coding sequence ATGGAAAGACTTCTTTCTAAGATCTTCGAGAAGCTTCAGAATACAAAAGCGGGAACACTTTGCGCTTTTGCATTCTTTATTATCGGAATACTTATTTGCGTATTCGGATTCTTTAAAACGTTATTTATTATTTTGTTTACGGCAGTTGGTTTCTTTGTCGGCTCGTTCCTCTTCAGTGATATGAGCAAGTTCAAGAAATTCCTTGACAGGATACTTCCGCCGGGAGGAGTAAGATGA
- a CDS encoding NusB antitermination factor, with protein MSRIETREAIVFFIYQTDFRSEEILDQIKIYLNENPAIEDDKDYFISTVMGVMDNRESIDAKISSFLKKWTINRIPKLDRAILETAVYEIENGEDIPVSVTINEAVRLSKKYGTEDSSSYINGVLSSFEKSL; from the coding sequence ATGAGCAGGATCGAGACACGTGAGGCAATAGTTTTCTTTATCTATCAGACAGATTTCAGGTCAGAGGAGATCCTTGACCAGATCAAGATCTATCTGAATGAGAATCCCGCTATCGAAGATGATAAGGATTATTTCATAAGCACTGTTATGGGTGTTATGGATAATCGTGAGAGCATTGATGCAAAGATCTCATCCTTCCTTAAGAAGTGGACTATCAACAGGATACCTAAGCTTGACAGAGCTATTCTCGAGACCGCCGTATATGAGATAGAAAACGGTGAGGATATTCCCGTAAGTGTTACTATCAACGAGGCTGTAAGGCTTTCCAAGAAGTACGGAACCGAGGATTCGTCATCCTACATTAACGGAGTGCTCTCCAGTTTTGAGAAGAGCCTTTAA
- a CDS encoding Exodeoxyribonuclease VII large subunit: MYSFSSVTELNEYADGVLSSDERLSSLSVTGEITNLTIYRSSGHAYFSLKDETSQINCVMFRNYLSNLNFTPENGMQVVLTGVATIYSPTGKYQIKGFAMARKGKGDLAEQMKLLFQKLSKEGLFLPEHKVRIPVLPERIGVITSPAGAVIHDIINTLNRRNPHYDLLIYPSAVQGEACAREVCEGIDYFSSNKNVDVIIIARGGGSIEDLFGFNDETLARKIYDCDIPVISAVGHETDYTICDYVADLRAPTPTAAAELVIGRYDDLIGSIAALKSMLNLSLTNYVESRRRRLDALRDSKALYSPMVYIEKLRMELDHIKEQLIASGKAMTDEQRYRLRGIIESIEHLGPMNVLKRGYAYIESDGAALSSIDKITKGDSIDIVLADGRAEALITDIVRNEGDNK; the protein is encoded by the coding sequence ATGTATAGTTTCAGCTCAGTAACAGAACTGAATGAGTATGCAGACGGCGTACTTTCTTCTGACGAGCGATTAAGTTCACTTTCTGTCACGGGAGAGATCACCAATCTTACGATCTACAGATCGAGCGGACATGCTTACTTTTCTCTTAAGGATGAAACATCACAGATCAACTGTGTCATGTTCCGTAATTACCTTTCCAATCTGAACTTCACGCCCGAAAACGGCATGCAGGTCGTTCTTACGGGTGTAGCTACGATCTATTCTCCTACGGGAAAATATCAGATCAAGGGTTTTGCCATGGCAAGAAAGGGTAAGGGAGACCTTGCCGAGCAGATGAAGCTCCTTTTCCAAAAACTCTCCAAGGAAGGATTATTCCTGCCGGAGCACAAGGTTAGGATCCCCGTATTGCCCGAGCGTATCGGTGTTATAACTTCTCCGGCCGGAGCTGTTATCCACGATATCATCAATACATTGAACAGACGTAACCCTCATTATGATCTGCTGATATATCCTTCAGCCGTACAGGGTGAGGCTTGTGCCCGTGAGGTGTGTGAAGGTATCGATTACTTTTCCTCTAATAAGAACGTTGATGTTATCATCATTGCCAGAGGAGGCGGATCCATCGAGGATCTCTTCGGATTTAATGATGAGACTCTTGCGCGTAAGATATATGATTGTGATATTCCTGTCATCTCGGCTGTCGGTCATGAGACTGACTATACTATCTGTGATTATGTAGCAGACCTTAGAGCTCCCACGCCGACTGCGGCAGCAGAGCTCGTTATCGGCAGATATGATGACCTTATCGGTAGTATCGCAGCGCTCAAGAGTATGCTCAATCTGTCGCTTACCAATTATGTTGAGAGCAGGAGAAGAAGGCTGGATGCACTTCGCGACAGTAAAGCTCTATATTCGCCTATGGTATATATCGAGAAGCTCAGGATGGAACTTGATCACATAAAGGAGCAGCTCATAGCTTCAGGAAAAGCCATGACTGATGAACAAAGATACCGTCTTAGAGGTATAATTGAAAGTATAGAGCATTTGGGACCCATGAATGTTCTTAAGAGAGGATATGCCTATATCGAATCCGACGGTGCAGCATTGTCCTCGATCGATAAGATAACGAAAGGTGACTCGATTGATATCGTCCTTGCTGACGGTAGAGCAGAAGCACTTATTACAGATATAGTCCGAAATGAGGGAGACAATAAATGA
- a CDS encoding Exodeoxyribonuclease VII small subunit, which produces MSEEKFVYEDAVAELEKIVERLSNGNVSLDDSLALYTRGVKLASECDKKLSEVEKKISVINKDTLEEEPFEEE; this is translated from the coding sequence ATGAGTGAAGAAAAATTCGTATACGAGGATGCGGTAGCAGAACTCGAGAAGATAGTTGAAAGGCTCAGTAACGGCAACGTATCACTTGATGATTCGCTCGCACTTTATACAAGAGGCGTAAAGCTCGCTTCAGAGTGTGATAAGAAGCTTAGCGAAGTCGAGAAGAAGATATCCGTGATAAATAAGGATACTCTCGAAGAAGAGCCTTTCGAGGAGGAATGA
- a CDS encoding farnesyl-diphosphate synthase — MATAKEIIESSIEWIETSLTDVFPESLKDDITVKASLYSLMAGGKRIRPCLMYVTALMLDCDTDEVLPFAKALEMIHTYSLIHDDLPAMDNDDLRRGKPTCHKAFGEGIALLAGDNLLNRAYEILFDACLSGDMRKIRAAGQIAAKAGIGGMIGGQSIDLDSEGKTITLDTLYELQEKKTGALLSAACVTPCYLAGVAPDVQSIIQEFSEHLGLMFQIQDDILDVMADQEKLGKTVGKDERDGKATFVTLLGLEEAKNKLDEEVTGCKQMLRRLESFGYDTSDLETIVDFLAERDY; from the coding sequence ATGGCAACGGCAAAGGAGATCATAGAATCTTCGATCGAATGGATAGAAACCTCACTTACTGATGTATTTCCCGAGAGCCTTAAGGACGATATCACCGTTAAGGCTTCTTTGTATAGTCTCATGGCAGGCGGCAAGAGGATCAGACCCTGCCTTATGTATGTGACTGCTCTTATGCTTGATTGCGATACGGACGAAGTGCTTCCGTTTGCGAAAGCTCTCGAGATGATTCATACATATTCTCTTATCCACGACGATCTTCCGGCTATGGATAATGATGACTTAAGACGCGGTAAGCCGACTTGCCATAAGGCCTTCGGAGAGGGTATAGCACTTCTTGCCGGAGATAATCTCCTTAACAGAGCATATGAGATCTTATTCGATGCATGCCTTTCAGGAGATATGAGAAAGATAAGAGCTGCTGGACAGATAGCCGCGAAAGCGGGTATCGGCGGTATGATAGGCGGTCAGAGCATCGATCTTGATTCAGAAGGCAAGACGATCACTCTTGATACACTCTATGAGCTTCAGGAGAAGAAGACCGGTGCGCTTCTTTCGGCTGCTTGTGTGACTCCTTGTTATCTTGCAGGCGTTGCGCCCGATGTCCAGTCGATCATTCAGGAATTCTCCGAGCATTTAGGTCTTATGTTTCAGATCCAGGATGACATACTTGATGTTATGGCAGATCAGGAGAAGCTCGGAAAGACCGTCGGTAAGGATGAGCGTGACGGCAAGGCTACTTTCGTAACGCTTCTTGGTCTTGAAGAGGCAAAGAACAAGCTCGATGAAGAAGTTACGGGCTGTAAGCAGATGCTCAGAAGACTCGAGAGCTTCGGCTATGATACGTCTGATCTTGAGACAATTGTAGATTTTTTGGCAGAGAGGGATTACTGA